A single Halarcobacter anaerophilus DNA region contains:
- a CDS encoding RelA/SpoT domain-containing protein — translation MSKLENCEYSKNDIKKAGKRLVANIKDEKALNILSAWRKDHSYPLELAEKLLKEISFNIEKEAIFAKRLKRTDSIIKKLNRYKASDSKNKQMQLTTMNDIGGCRIIFSNIKKVQKLVRFLTKSKDFVVRNNYIEDPKPDGYKSIHLIGRFPNIHGELRKIELQIRTKTQHSWATALEIVDLFTDQSIKTNQIKDRNWSNFFKYCSEQFTLLEKNIFLNEENIRFNFQNYMQEYKKNKEKMEFSLYQVYSLSQKLDIIKKFDLYSKSLDKTATHLQLISNKNGNSEGYILIEITKLDKVFSENSKIKDETFQLKSSYFPVDEIDKATKEYLTAEKQILFGNTYVAALVSSNSIKDIGIAYPNYFADSTTFIKNIVTLQEAYKRINPSIFRLGNKIKYLFK, via the coding sequence TTGAGTAAATTAGAAAATTGCGAGTATTCTAAAAATGATATTAAGAAGGCAGGTAAAAGACTAGTAGCAAATATTAAGGATGAAAAAGCACTAAATATTTTATCAGCGTGGAGAAAAGACCATTCTTATCCTCTTGAATTAGCTGAAAAACTTTTAAAAGAAATATCTTTTAATATTGAAAAAGAAGCAATTTTTGCAAAAAGGTTAAAAAGAACAGATTCAATAATAAAAAAACTAAATCGATATAAAGCAAGTGATTCAAAAAATAAACAAATGCAATTAACTACAATGAATGATATTGGAGGATGTAGAATTATATTTTCTAATATAAAGAAAGTTCAAAAGCTTGTAAGATTTTTAACAAAAAGTAAAGATTTTGTAGTTAGGAATAATTATATAGAAGACCCTAAACCTGATGGTTATAAAAGTATTCATTTAATAGGTCGATTTCCAAATATTCATGGAGAACTTAGAAAAATAGAATTGCAAATAAGGACTAAAACTCAACACTCATGGGCTACTGCTTTAGAAATAGTTGATTTATTTACAGACCAATCAATAAAAACAAATCAAATAAAAGATAGAAACTGGAGTAATTTTTTTAAATATTGTTCAGAGCAATTTACTCTTCTTGAAAAAAATATATTTTTAAATGAAGAAAATATAAGATTTAATTTTCAAAACTATATGCAAGAATATAAAAAAAATAAAGAAAAAATGGAATTCTCTTTATATCAAGTATATTCTTTATCACAGAAATTGGATATTATAAAAAAATTTGACTTATACAGTAAATCATTAGATAAAACAGCAACACACTTGCAATTGATAAGTAATAAAAATGGAAATTCAGAAGGTTATATTTTAATAGAAATAACAAAATTAGATAAAGTATTCTCTGAAAACAGTAAAATAAAAGATGAAACTTTTCAGTTAAAAAGTAGTTATTTCCCTGTTGATGAAATAGACAAAGCTACAAAAGAATATTTAACAGCAGAGAAGCAAATTCTTTTTGGAAACACTTATGTCGCAGCATTAGTCTCTTCTAATTCTATCAAAGATATAGGTATTGCATATCCAAACTATTTTGCAGATTCTACAACTTTTATAAAAAATATTGTCACCTTACAAGAAGCATACAAAAGAATTAATCCAAGTATATTTAGATTAGGAAATAAAATAAAGTATTTATTTAAATAG
- a CDS encoding LysR family transcriptional regulator produces MDSNLLKVFISVANTKSISAGAKELGFTQSNVTLRIKQLEKSLGYELFHRTNRGVVLTFEGEKFYPYAVDIVKKVEEATLKMRNINHQELLRLGSTQSNATIRLIPILEMLNRDFKDMKIEFNIDSSINLIDKLLNYEIDIAFVNGNPNNKDIEVLNSFKDEIYFIEPKNKKAQNCVLSYKNSCTYCLYLQEYVKKNKKEKYKTIALQNYELMLGCVKAGYGVSLLSKKIVEKFGYLDDVKLTKVDSNLDSHLICRKDYLPMIEDYLRALKI; encoded by the coding sequence ATGGATTCAAATCTTCTAAAAGTTTTTATCTCGGTTGCAAATACGAAAAGTATTTCTGCTGGGGCAAAAGAGTTGGGATTTACCCAGTCAAACGTAACTCTTCGTATAAAACAGCTTGAAAAAAGTTTGGGTTATGAACTTTTTCATAGAACAAACAGAGGCGTCGTATTAACTTTTGAAGGTGAAAAGTTCTACCCTTATGCAGTTGATATTGTAAAAAAAGTCGAAGAAGCAACTCTAAAAATGAGGAATATAAATCATCAAGAGTTATTAAGACTGGGTTCAACCCAATCAAATGCAACAATAAGGTTAATCCCTATTCTTGAGATGTTAAATAGAGATTTCAAAGATATGAAAATAGAGTTTAATATAGATAGCAGCATAAATCTAATAGATAAATTACTTAATTATGAGATAGATATTGCTTTTGTAAACGGAAATCCAAACAACAAAGATATAGAGGTTTTAAATAGTTTCAAAGATGAAATATATTTTATAGAACCAAAAAATAAAAAAGCACAAAATTGTGTTCTATCTTATAAAAATAGTTGTACATACTGTTTATACTTACAAGAATACGTAAAAAAGAATAAAAAAGAGAAGTACAAAACAATCGCACTTCAAAATTATGAATTGATGTTAGGCTGTGTAAAAGCAGGTTATGGAGTTAGCCTTTTATCAAAAAAGATAGTCGAAAAGTTCGGTTACCTTGATGACGTAAAACTTACAAAAGTTGATTCCAATTTAGATTCTCATCTTATTTGCAGAAAAGATTATCTTCCTATGATTGAAGATTATTTAAGAGCTTTAAAGATATAA
- a CDS encoding DUF6172 family protein — MKKTFNLQVENKNQDRNVDSIKNEIRKYIKREQKKSLPEGKDFWFFDCKFAKDEDTPKEISFADIIKFVNEAVEANSKTFYLEIISRAEEKVVEEEIVEIIELSEEGEIKEN; from the coding sequence TTGAAAAAAACTTTTAATCTACAAGTAGAAAACAAGAATCAAGATAGAAATGTAGACTCTATCAAAAATGAAATAAGAAAATATATAAAAAGAGAGCAAAAGAAGTCTCTTCCAGAAGGAAAAGATTTTTGGTTTTTTGATTGTAAGTTTGCCAAAGATGAAGATACTCCTAAAGAGATATCCTTTGCAGATATAATAAAATTTGTAAATGAAGCAGTTGAAGCAAACAGTAAAACTTTTTATTTAGAGATAATCTCAAGAGCTGAAGAAAAAGTTGTTGAGGAGGAGATAGTAGAGATAATTGAATTAAGTGAAGAGGGAGAGATAAAAGAAAATTAG
- a CDS encoding sulfite exporter TauE/SafE family protein → MDVSFILVLCLTLFFASIVHGAIGFGFGMISTPVVALFTDMQTTILYMLIPTMVANIVSISSEGKFFEALRKFWFIITLMVIGSALGTVLLLYTNSEFFKLLLAAIIFLYLLQSFVKIEATFVSKYPKASTYGLGIFGGMLSGLTNIVAPLMIMYTLQLKYSRKDTVQLSNLCFLFTKIGQISVFLYYGSFTMEDFNISMISVAVLLVGMYLGIKVKKIIDAKLYVKILKGLLFIIASTLVIQTLGA, encoded by the coding sequence ATGGACGTCAGTTTTATTCTCGTTCTTTGTCTCACTCTTTTTTTCGCTTCTATTGTTCATGGAGCTATCGGTTTTGGTTTTGGAATGATTTCTACTCCTGTTGTAGCTTTGTTTACTGATATGCAAACAACTATTTTATATATGCTTATTCCTACCATGGTGGCAAATATTGTGAGTATTTCAAGTGAAGGTAAATTTTTTGAAGCGTTAAGAAAATTTTGGTTTATTATTACTTTGATGGTAATAGGTAGTGCTTTGGGTACTGTTTTATTGCTTTATACAAATTCAGAGTTTTTTAAACTTTTACTTGCAGCTATTATTTTTTTATATCTACTTCAATCTTTTGTAAAGATAGAAGCGACTTTCGTATCAAAATATCCGAAAGCTTCAACTTACGGACTGGGAATATTCGGCGGGATGTTATCGGGACTTACAAATATTGTTGCGCCTCTTATGATAATGTATACTTTACAATTAAAATATTCAAGAAAAGATACCGTACAGTTATCAAATTTATGTTTTTTATTTACTAAAATTGGTCAAATTTCCGTATTTTTATATTACGGTTCTTTTACGATGGAAGATTTTAATATCTCTATGATAAGTGTTGCCGTACTTCTTGTCGGAATGTATTTAGGAATAAAAGTAAAAAAAATAATTGATGCAAAATTATATGTAAAGATTTTAAAAGGACTTCTTTTTATAATTGCTTCAACTTTGGTTATTCAAACCTTAGGTGCTTAA